From the genome of Scytonema hofmannii PCC 7110, one region includes:
- a CDS encoding HlyD family efflux transporter periplasmic adaptor subunit, with amino-acid sequence MSRLTEKSNLREQLFFDDEKSKVWWLIAVSLPVMVSFGALTIAKVEQIRRLNTPVPSAPVPTSINAVGRLEPRGEVIKLSAPAGLQGSSRIEQVYAKEGERVQRGQVIAILDNFTSSQAAVEEARAKLQESRANLANVKAGSPRDIQAQKAVIGRLQAQLAGERDAQQATIARITAQLNGERIALQATINRIQAEIEGQKDALIASVARVRAEQRNAQVDAQRYEMLYKEGAISQQERDRRRLSLETSNSSLAEIKANQKQVIATLRQQLAEARANQLKTVATLQQQLIEARVTRDKTVATVQRQIDEERARFNRIQEVRPIDIQIAQAQVGNAIASLRRAEAQLSLSYIKAPISGEILKIHTKAGESMSQYGIAEMGRTDQMVVVAEVPEDSIGKVRLGQQVTIASENGAFDGELQGTVSEIGRKIGKKDVLNTDPAADIDARVVEVKIALPPQDTKRVANLTNAKVVVEINI; translated from the coding sequence GGGAACAGCTCTTTTTTGATGATGAAAAATCAAAAGTTTGGTGGTTAATTGCTGTCTCCTTACCAGTCATGGTTTCCTTTGGTGCTTTGACTATAGCGAAAGTCGAGCAAATCAGAAGGCTAAACACACCTGTACCTAGTGCGCCAGTTCCTACCAGTATTAATGCTGTGGGTCGTTTGGAACCGAGAGGGGAAGTGATTAAACTGTCTGCACCTGCAGGTCTTCAGGGTTCGTCACGAATTGAGCAAGTTTATGCGAAAGAGGGGGAACGGGTTCAAAGAGGTCAAGTCATTGCCATTTTGGATAACTTTACCAGTTCTCAAGCAGCAGTGGAAGAAGCTAGAGCTAAACTGCAAGAATCTCGTGCTAATTTAGCAAATGTCAAAGCTGGTTCGCCGAGAGATATTCAAGCTCAAAAAGCAGTCATTGGTCGTTTGCAAGCTCAGTTAGCTGGGGAAAGAGATGCTCAGCAAGCAACAATTGCTCGTATAACAGCACAGTTAAATGGGGAAAGAATTGCCCTGCAAGCAACAATCAATCGTATTCAAGCTGAAATAGAAGGGCAAAAAGATGCTTTGATAGCATCGGTTGCGCGTGTAAGAGCTGAACAACGCAATGCTCAAGTGGATGCCCAAAGATATGAAATGTTGTATAAAGAAGGTGCAATTTCCCAACAAGAACGAGACAGGCGGCGGTTGAGTTTGGAAACTAGCAATTCTTCACTTGCTGAAATTAAAGCTAACCAAAAACAAGTTATCGCAACTTTAAGACAGCAACTTGCTGAAGCTAGAGCTAACCAGCTAAAAACTGTAGCAACTTTGCAACAGCAACTGATTGAAGCTAGAGTCACGCGAGACAAAACTGTAGCAACCGTGCAAAGGCAAATTGATGAAGAAAGAGCGAGATTCAATAGAATTCAAGAAGTTCGTCCTATTGATATACAAATAGCACAGGCGCAAGTTGGTAATGCGATCGCATCTCTCAGGAGAGCAGAAGCACAACTCAGTTTAAGCTACATTAAAGCACCCATTTCTGGAGAAATTTTAAAAATCCATACCAAAGCAGGAGAAAGCATGAGCCAATACGGTATTGCTGAGATGGGACGAACCGATCAAATGGTTGTTGTTGCGGAAGTTCCAGAAGACAGTATTGGTAAAGTGCGTCTCGGTCAACAAGTTACGATCGCTAGTGAAAATGGAGCTTTTGATGGAGAATTACAAGGAACCGTCTCTGAAATTGGTAGGAAAATTGGCAAAAAAGATGTGTTAAATACCGATCCAGCAGCCGATATTGATGCCAGAGTTGTAGAAGTTAAAATTGCGCTCCCCCCACAAGATACCAAACGAGTTGCTAACCTCACTAATGCTAAAGTGGTTGTAGAAATAAATATATAG